In the Carassius gibelio isolate Cgi1373 ecotype wild population from Czech Republic chromosome B24, carGib1.2-hapl.c, whole genome shotgun sequence genome, one interval contains:
- the LOC128013512 gene encoding carbohydrate sulfotransferase 2-like, producing the protein MRSDQFLQLQLPALGEKNGVYGRNLKTYNTKIITQPGIVMKVLRRKTIVLFIAYFLLLVLTMLNLANYRWTKEPQQCNLQMRSTPYQGRSDIRFLYRPSLAKKRQLVYVLTTWRSGSSFFGELFNQHPEVFFLYEPMWHIWQKLYPGDAVTLQGAARDMLSSLYRCDLSVFQLYNSPGGKNFTSLELFGATLNKVICSYPLCSSNRKEVVGMVDDKVCKKCPPQSLRLLEEECFKYNTIVIKGVRILDVNVLAPLMKDPSLDLKVIHLVRDPRAVANSRIKSRHGLIRENLQVVRSRDPKLRRIPFVDPGHKISKKDGADYHSVGAMEVICDRTYRSLRTALNPPSWLKGKYLVVRYEDLVEKPVKMLRNVYQFANLSANLDIESFALNMTNGTSSSSKPFIVSARNATQAASAWRTVLSIQQIKQVEEYCHHAMAILGYERVRTAGEAKDLSKSLLTASKL; encoded by the coding sequence ATGAGAAGCGACCAGTTCCTACAACTTCAGTTGCCTGCACTAGGGGAAAAGAATGGTGTTTATGGCAGAAATCTCAAAACATATAACACAAAAATAATCACCCAACCTGGAATCGTAATGAAAGTGTTGCGGAGAAAAACAATTGTGCTATTTATAGCGTATTTTCTGCTGTTAGTTCTTACCATGTTGAACTTGGCTAACTACAGGTGGACTAAAGAACCCCAACAGTGTAATCTCCAGATGAGAAGCACTCCATATCAGGGTAGATCAGACATTCGGTTCCTTTACAGACCATCTCTTGCTAAGAAGAGACAGCTCGTCTATGTTTTGACCACATGGAGGTCCGGCTCATCTTTTTTTGGAGAGCTGTTTAATCAACACCCAGAGGTTTTCTTTCTGTATGAACCGATGTGGCACATCTGGCAAAAGCTGTACCCGGGTGATGCTGTGACCTTACAAGGAGCAGCAAGGGACATGCTTAGCTCACTGTACCGCTGTGATCTTTCAGTTTTTCAGCTGTACAACAGCCCTGGGGGAAAAAACTTCACCTCCCTTGAACTTTTTGGGGCCACGCTTAATAAAGTCATCTGCTCGTATCCTCTTTGCTCCTCTAATAGGAAAGAAGTGGTTGGGATGGTGGATGACAAAGTGTGCAAAAAATGTCCTCCACAAAGCCTCAGGCTCTTAGAAGAAGAATGTTTTAAGTACAACACTATAGTCATAAAAGGGGTCCGGATTCTGGATGTCAATGTTTTGGCACCCCTTATGAAGGATCCGTCTCTGGATCTAAAGGTGATTCACCTTGTGCGAGATCCCAGAGCCGTGGCCAACTCCAGGATCAAATCGAGGCACGGGTTGATTCGTGAGAACTTGCAAGTGGTTCGAAGCAGGGATCCCAAATTGCGTCGGATACCCTTTGTGGATCCTGGCCACAAAATTAGCAAAAAAGACGGAGCAGATTACCATTCAGTTGGAGCTATGGAGGTAATATGTGATCGGACATACAGGAGCCTGAGGACTGCCTTAAATCCGCCCAGCTGGCTGAAAGGGAAATACCTGGTGGTGCGCTATGAGGATCTGGTGGAAAAACCTGTCAAAATGCTTCGGAATGTTTATCAGTTTGCCAATCTCAGTGCCAACCTTGACATAGAGTCTTTTGCTCTTAACATGACGAATGGCACAAGCTCTTCCTCAAAGCCATTTATTGTGTCTGCCAGGAACGCGACACAGGCGGCCAGTGCCTGGAGAACAGTGTTGAGTATTCAACAGATAAAACAAGTTGAGGAGTACTGCCATCATGCAATGGCAATCCTGGGTTATGAACGTGTGAGAACAGCTGGAGAAGCAAAAGACTTGAGTAAATCTTTATTGACTGCTTCCAAACTGTGA